A single region of the Montipora capricornis isolate CH-2021 chromosome 13, ASM3666992v2, whole genome shotgun sequence genome encodes:
- the LOC138029309 gene encoding EGF-like repeat and discoidin I-like domain-containing protein 3, translating into MSKYFELILVDIILFSSGYLSIATCSSQCRTSFSNKNYVLVGHVIQTLKSTTFEKCTFSCEMDSRCFSVNYFAWHKTCELNNASSDSSPDHLVPRKGALSMDMVIRKHRTCASMRCENGGTCVPSPREHCKCFLGFSGFRCEILQGALGMESGAIPNNNISAFSEKPGYNAWKGRLHGSECWMAEENNRNQYITVSFTSEKTVNVIATHGAPNDECWVTSYRIQWWWSDGSSHSDETAYQANQDKNTVVYNTLTSPIKAKLVRIFPLNWHSCIAMRLELYGY; encoded by the exons ATGTCGAAATATTTCGAACTGATCTTGGTTGACATCATACTTTTCTCAAGTGGTTATCTTTCGATAGCCACTTGCTCCAGTCAATGTCGCACAAGTTTCTCAAATAAAAATTACGTGCTAGTGGGTCATGTGATACAGACCTTGAAAAGCACAACTTTTGAGAAATGTACATTTTCGTGCGAGATGGATTCTCGTTGCTTCAGCGTCAATTACTTTGCATGGCACAAAACTTGTGAACTGAACAACGCGTCCTCAGATTCGTCCCCAGACCACTTGGTCCCAAGGAAGGGAGCATTATCCATGGATATGGTGATTCGGAAACATCGCACCTGTGCAAGCATGCGCTGTGAGAATGGAGGAACGTGCGTTCCTAGTCCTAGAGAGCATTGCAAGTGTTTTTTGGGATTCAGTGGATTTCGATGTGAAA TTCTGCAAGGGGCTCTTGGAATGGAAAGTGGAGCCATCCCCAATAACAATATCTCAGCTTTTTCGGAAAAGCCAGGTTATAATGCTTGGAAAGGACGTCTACATGGCTCCGAATGTTGGATGGCCGAAGAAAATAACCGAAATCAGTACATTACCGTTTCATTTACAAGCGAGAAAACTGTGAATGTCATCGCTACACATGGAGCACCAAACGACGAGTGCTGGGTTACTTCTTACCGCATTCAGTGGTGGTGGTCTGATGGGTCTTCTCATTCGGACGAAACg GCATATCAGGCAAACCAGGACAAGAATACAGTGGTTTATAACACGTTAACATCTCCAATTAAAGCTAAGCTGGTACGCATCTTTCCTTTAAACTGGCACTCTTGTATAGCAATGAGGCTAGAGCTTTACGGCTACTAA